The DNA window CTCAGCTACGCCACCTCGCTGGAGCGCATGGAAGAAGGCTTCCGCCGACTGGCCGCCGCCCTCGGTGTATGATCGGAGGCAGACGGGTTCCAGGGGAGGACCGTGGCTGGTTGGGGGTGTCGAGGTGGCGACCAGAGAAGAGGTCGTGAAGGCGCTCGGCGGTGTGGTCGACCCGGAGCTGGGTCGCAGCATCACCGATCTCGATATGGTCCGCGAGGTGCGCGTCGAAGGCGGCCAGGTGACCGTGGAGGTGGCCCTGACGGTGGCGGGCTGCCCGCTGGAGAGCCGCATCGAAGAGGACGTGCGGCAGCGGGTGGGCGCCCTCCCCGGCGTGGAGAGGGTGGAGGTGCGGCTCTCGGTCATGGAGCAGGCGGAGCGCGACCGTCTGGCACAGCGCCTCCGCGGCCAGGAGCCCGGCCACACCTCCAGCGTCACCCGGCCCGGATCGCGCACCGTGGTCATCGGGGTGGCCAGCGGAAAGGGCGGCGTGGGCAAGTCGACGGTGACGGCCAACCTGGCCATCGCCCTGCGCAAGCGGGGCAAGCGGGTGGGCCTGCTGGACGCCGACATCTACGGCTTCTCCATCCCGCGCATCCTCGGCGTTACCACGCGTCCGGTGGCCATCGGCAACGCCATCGCGCCGGTGGAGGCCTTCGGGATGCAGGTCATGTCCATGGGCTTCTTCGTCGAGGAGGACGCCGCGGTCATCTGGCGCGGTCCCATGCTGGCCGGAGCCCTGGATCAGTTCCTCAACGACGTCCTCTGGGCGGAGCTCGACTACCTGGTGGTCGACCTGCCGCCGGGAACGGGCGACGTCCCCATGAGCCTCGCCCAGCGCCTGCCCAACTCCAAGATCCTGCTGGTGACCACCCCCCAGGAAGCCTCCGTCCACGTCGCCTCGCGCGCGGCCTTCATGGCCATGAAGATGAACCAGGAGATGCTGGGCGTCGTCGAGAACATGGCCTTTCTCGTCTGCCCGCACTGCGGGGAGCGGATCGACGTCTTCGGCTCGGGCGGCGCCGACGCCCTGGCGACCGCGCTGGAAGTGCCCCTTCTGGCGCGCATCCCGCTGGCGCCGGAGATCCGGCAGGGGGGCGACGAGGGCCTGCCGGTGGCGGCGCGGGAGGACGGCTCGCCGCTGGCCCGCGCCTTCGACGAGCTGGCGGCGGGCGTGCTCGCCCGGACGGCCGAGGCGAAGCCGGCCCGGCGGCAGATCGTGGGGCCGCGCATCGGCTTCTGAACAGGCTTCAGGGGGCGAAGGGGCCGGCTCCGGCGGCGGCCGGGGGCCGGCCCCGCCGTCTGCCGGCCGGCGCATGGCACCGCTGCCAATGTGGGCCTCCGGTGCGGAAGCAGAAGGGATTGGGATGGGACGGGCGTAATCTGTTTCGTCTGTGGTACCGGCTGGGCCGGCCCACCCGCGGGCGCGCCCGGAGCCCGGCGCGGGTGGCCTGCCTCCTCGGCCGCAGCGACCTTGCCAAGCGGTCTTCGCGGGAGGGAAGACGTGTCCGCTCTACCGAACGTATCTGAGCAGCAACCGGCGACGGAGCTGCCTCCCGGCCTCTCGCCCTGGCGACTTTTCCTCCGGCGATTCTTTCGCAACGGGCCCGCGGTCTTCGGGCTGGTGCTGGTGGTGGCGCTCTCCGTGGTGGCCGTCTTCGCCCCGCAGATTGCGCCGCTCAACCCGTATGCCACCTACCCGGACGGCACGACCCCCCAGGGCCTGCCGCTGGCTCCCACCTGGAACTGGGCGCATTTCTTCCTCGGGACGGATCCGAGCGGGCGGGACGTGCTCAGCCAGCTGATCTGGGGCGCCCGGGTCTCCATGGAGGTCGGTTTCATGGCGACGCTCATCGCCGTCGCCATCGGCCTCGTCATCGGCCTGGTGGCGGGCTACGCCGGCGGACTGGTCGACAACGTGCTGATGCGCGTCACCGACATCGTCCTGGCCTTCCCCTTCCTGCTCTTCGTCATCCTCCTCCGCTCGGTCGTCTCCAACCCGACGGTGGCCACCGTCTACACGGTCATCGGCGTGCTGGGCTGGGCGCCGACGGCGCGGATCACGCGCGGGCAGGTGCTGGCGGCCAAGAACCAGGAGTACGTGGAGGCGGCGCGCGCGCTGGGGGCGGGGACGGGCCGGCTGCTCTGGCGCCACCTGCTGCCCAACGTGCTGGGGACGGTCATCGTCTACGGCACGCTCCAGGTGGCCCAGAACATCCTGACGGAGTCGGCGCTCTCCTTCCTCAGCATCGGCGTGCCGGACCCGACGGTCAGCTGGGGCAAGATGATCACCCTGGGCCTCAACTTCTATCAGACGGCGCCCTGGCTGATCATCTGGCCGGGACTGGCGCTGGCACTGGCCAGCCTCGGTTTCAACCTGCTGGGCGACGGTTTGAGCGACGCCTTTAACCCGCGGGCCGAGGAGTGAGGCGGCCCGCGACGGCCGGCCGGAAGGGCCGGCTGCGGGCGCTCCGGGCCCATCGGCTGCGGGAGAGGGGAGGTGGCGGGTGAGCAGGAGCGGGCCGGCTCACCCTGGGCGAAGCGGGCCTGGAGACCCGCGGAGGGCTCCTGCCGGCCGCCGGCCAAGGCGGACCGGGTTGCAAATCGGGAAACGAAGGAGGTCAGACTCCGGTGCGAAACAGGCTACGCTGGGCGACGACGCTCTCGACCGCACTGCTCGCCCTCTCGCTGGTCCTGTCCAGCTGCGGCGGGCAGCCGGCCGCCAAGACAGGCGGCAACACCGGGACCAGCACCACGACCACCTCGCAACAGCCGCAGGGCGGCCAGACCATCACCACCGCCTTCACCAGCAACATCGAGACGCTGGACCCGGCCAAGTGGACGGACATGACCTCCATGTACGCCATGGAGATGGTCTACGACACCCTGGTCACCTATGACCCGAGCCAGACCACGACGCCGAAGATTGTGCCCAACGTGGCCACCTGGGACGTGACGCCGGACGGCCTCAAGTACACCTTCCACATCAAGCCGGGGATCAAGTTCTCCAACGGCGATTCGCTGGACGCCTACGCGGTCAAGTACAGCCTCGACCGCGTCACCTCCAAGGACCCCATCGGCGCCGGTGCCGCCCCCTACGGCTTCGCCTACTCGGCCATCCAGGGATACAAGGAGTGGAACGCCTCGGGCCAGAAGGCGTCGCCGGACGGTAAGGGCGGGCTGCCGGGCGTCAAGGTGATCGACCCGCAGACCGTGGAGATCGATCTCTCCACGCCGCAGGCGTTCTTCCTCAACACGCTGGCGCTGATGTCGGCGGCCATCGTCGACCCGAAGGTGGCGGAGCAGTACGGCAAGGACTTCTCCGCCCACGCGGTCGGCTCGGGCCCGTTCATGCTCCAATCCTGGCAGCCGGGCGTGCAGATGACGCTGGTTCCCAACCCCAACTACTGGAACCAGGCCAACAAGCCGAAGATCGCGAAGCTGGTCCTGAAGGAGAACGTCTCGGACAACCTCCAGCTTCTCCAGTTCCGGCAGGGTGACCTGGACTTCATCGGCGGGCCTCTGACCACCGCCCAGTACGCCCAGGTCCTGAGCGATCCCAAGCTGAAGAGCGACTACTACAAGGTCGGCGGGAACATCATCTACTACTTGGCCTTCAACACGACCAAGCCGCCCTTCAACAACCCGCTGGTCCGCCAGGCGGTCAACTACGCCATCGACAAGCAGCAGATCATCCAGAACATCACCAACGGGCGCGGCCAGGTGGCCAGCCAGCCGCTGCCGCCGGGCATCCCGGGCTACGACCCGTCGATCCAGCCGTATCCGTACGACCCGGCCAAGGCCAAGCAGCTCCTGCAGCAGGCGGGCGTCCAGCTGCCGCTGAAGGTGACCATGATCTACCCCAGCAACACGCAGGACCATATCCGGACGGCGCAGATGGTGCAGCAGCAGCTGCAGCAGGTGGGTATCGACGTCACCCTGCAGGGCTTCAGCCAGGTGGGCAGCTACTGGCCGTACGAGGACGATCCGACCAAGCCCTGGAACATCGCCTGGACCGACTGGTTCCAGGACTATCCGGACGCGCAGGACTTCCTGTACAACCTGCTCTCCAAGGATGCCTTCAACTCGACCAACGTGGGCAACTGGACGGATCCCACCTTCGAGCAGCTGGTGACCAAGGCCGACTCGCTGCCGGCCAGCCAGCAGGACCAGCGCGTCCAGCTCTACCAGCAGGCGGAGAAGATCGCGCACGACCAGGCGGCGTGGGTCTTCCTCTACTACGGCTGGTACGATGCGCTCATCCAGCCCTGGCTGAAGCCTGATCCCCATGATCCGGCCAGCCTGGGCGTCTACCTGCACCCGGTCTCGACACCGCGCTTCAACCTGATGTCCGTGCAGAAGTAGCGACGATCCGGGGGGATCCGGCCCGGCACCGGGCCGGATCCCCGCCGGTGCCGGCGGCGGAGGCGATCACGTGCTCCAGTACATCCTGAGGCGGCTCGTCTGGACGGTGGTGACCATCGCGGTCATCATCGCGGTCACCTTCCTCATCACCTACGCCATCCCCTCGGATCCGGCCCGGGTCATCGCCGGCCCCCACGCCACGCC is part of the Bacillota bacterium genome and encodes:
- a CDS encoding ABC transporter permease, giving the protein MSALPNVSEQQPATELPPGLSPWRLFLRRFFRNGPAVFGLVLVVALSVVAVFAPQIAPLNPYATYPDGTTPQGLPLAPTWNWAHFFLGTDPSGRDVLSQLIWGARVSMEVGFMATLIAVAIGLVIGLVAGYAGGLVDNVLMRVTDIVLAFPFLLFVILLRSVVSNPTVATVYTVIGVLGWAPTARITRGQVLAAKNQEYVEAARALGAGTGRLLWRHLLPNVLGTVIVYGTLQVAQNILTESALSFLSIGVPDPTVSWGKMITLGLNFYQTAPWLIIWPGLALALASLGFNLLGDGLSDAFNPRAEE
- a CDS encoding ABC transporter substrate-binding protein, giving the protein MRNRLRWATTLSTALLALSLVLSSCGGQPAAKTGGNTGTSTTTTSQQPQGGQTITTAFTSNIETLDPAKWTDMTSMYAMEMVYDTLVTYDPSQTTTPKIVPNVATWDVTPDGLKYTFHIKPGIKFSNGDSLDAYAVKYSLDRVTSKDPIGAGAAPYGFAYSAIQGYKEWNASGQKASPDGKGGLPGVKVIDPQTVEIDLSTPQAFFLNTLALMSAAIVDPKVAEQYGKDFSAHAVGSGPFMLQSWQPGVQMTLVPNPNYWNQANKPKIAKLVLKENVSDNLQLLQFRQGDLDFIGGPLTTAQYAQVLSDPKLKSDYYKVGGNIIYYLAFNTTKPPFNNPLVRQAVNYAIDKQQIIQNITNGRGQVASQPLPPGIPGYDPSIQPYPYDPAKAKQLLQQAGVQLPLKVTMIYPSNTQDHIRTAQMVQQQLQQVGIDVTLQGFSQVGSYWPYEDDPTKPWNIAWTDWFQDYPDAQDFLYNLLSKDAFNSTNVGNWTDPTFEQLVTKADSLPASQQDQRVQLYQQAEKIAHDQAAWVFLYYGWYDALIQPWLKPDPHDPASLGVYLHPVSTPRFNLMSVQK